CTTGTCTTTTCATCAACTTTCAATTTTTTCTACACAAATTCAAACTGGATTCTACTCCCTGCAACAGGTGAAAGACTGAGCCCTTGGGTGGCTGTAGGATGCTTCACTATGGGTGTTTCAATAATCTTTTTTTGAATAGGATCTGTGTGCTTAAGAAATAAGCTCCGATGACCAGATTGATTTTGCATTATTAATTACTCTGTTGTGTCGTGTAGTAAAAAGTTCTGTTAAGAGTTTATTTGGATGACACAAATACCATATTTAATTATGACTTTTGTCCAGTTGATACTAGTTTCATGaatcatcattttttttattatcattattcATAATTTAAGATCAAAGTTGCAGTTTCTTGGTGTCTTTTGTAAAACTCGGTTTCTTTCATTACTAGAGAATAAATACATGCAACTCACTCATGTGCCCACATTTTAAGTGGCTTTGCtaagttttttttaatgcattatgtgaaaatttaataaaaattaagagCAGTTTGGTTTTAAAAATGATGCATCAAGATGttagatttattttttttactttcacCTGTTGTTTGATATAGCTGCCAGtaaagatgtatatatgttcgagtaaattaataaaacaataaattttttCTATTAGAAAGTGACACACCAAGAAACTAAATTGATTTCTATAAGCCTCACTTAAGTAAAGCTTACTTAATATATGACTAGCAACTTGGCACACACGTTGCATGCgtgatatattaaaatattatatgttaCTCATATTTTGTTTATCAAGTGTAGCTATGatatttacaaaattaaatatgaCATGAGATCTAGTAAGATGAATTTTCTACAATTATGAAATCTGAAAATGTAACAACATTTTATaatatgaaataaaaaaaataaaaaaaaataatttaataaataaatgaaacaCAATCATATTTTTTGTTTGAAAGAGTTAAATCGAGGAACAAAATTATATCCATTATAATCGAATGTGTGATGGGTAATTTCGGAATTAAAAAaagctttaccaaaagttagtTACTGTGTATTAGGGTATATACCTTAATTAATAGTATAAATGATAAGTCCGGATTGGTTGATTCTATCCTACATGTAGACCACTATCCACATGATAGAATCAAAGACCCAAATTTAACCACACATATACGaggtccactaatttttttaaaatgacatATGTGTTCATCCAAATCATGTGGAGGTAGCATCGACTTAACCGTATAGATGGATGGATGGACAGATAAAGATTCgggtttatttatatttatcaaCTTCTGTGATGGAACCCCGTGAGATGCCATCCAGCAAGCCTGTCTGGATTGAAGAAGTGCCCGTACATTCTATTGAAAAAGTACTCTTCATTGTTTTTGCATAATCCTCTTTTAATCTAAACGTTTCAGTTCTACTTCTTTCCTTATGATAGCTAGTTAGCTACTGTCTTTTTCTCAATGCTCGTGAGTCATTTGGAATTGGCTGTAAATTTTGAGAACAGAGCTGACAATTTAGCAACTGATACCATTATATTTTCACTTAAATGTTCTCCAGTGAAGTAGAAGTTGTAAATCGGTACATGCAATTATAGAttaatttgaaataaattactgcATTTATTAAATTGAACATTAATCTTGAACATCCTAATCTGAAATTAGTACATTCAATCTGTTTAGCAAGGAAAATTTTGAGGTTTTTATTCCGATCCCCACCACTAATTTCTAGTTTCATTATTTGCTTGGATTTTTCACCATAAGTAGAGATGTACTACTTGTATGGTCCGGAAAGAGAAGAATTCTGATACATGTTTCAAAAGATATAGACctatgttttgttttgttttgttcatGAATTTGCTCCAGAATGCGTGCAACCATCACAAATTATGCTGTCTCATGCATCTCCTAAAATGTGTGCCCCTTCATAAATTTCACATCAGGAGATCCATAGATTCCTACTACTGAATAGTTCCCTGTATGATGTGTGTATATTTATTTGAATGGAGAAGTTTTCTGATTCCAATGTACTTTTTTCCTTGTGAACAATTAATCAGTGGAGTTAGTTCTCATGAGAACTATAGTACACATGTTCTTTTCATAGCCATCAACAGATTCCGCACTCTGTTTAGTGTTTTCACTTTACACCAAAGGGTTGGCATGTGTGTGTTTAAATACAGAAGCAATTTAGTGAGTTGAAATAAAGGAGGTAGGAGCTTTCAAATTAGCAGTCACACAATTAACAACATAGATTGTTAGCTTATGCTTGAACCTTCGGAAAATCAGGATTCTCTCCTCTCCCCATTGAAAAACTGCTAGAATTATCTTCTTAATCGGTTTCTTCCCGTTTGTGTTGGTTATCACTTTCCTTGTAGCAGGTTCTTCTTTGCTTCCTTTAGCTGTGCCGTTTCTTTCCTCTACTGCTTCTTTGCTTTCTCCGGCTTCCGAGTCCGTCCCCCAGTGAAGAGGATAACTCCTTAAAAAAACCCTTCTAGTGTTGTAGTCTTCATAGCGAAACTCCGTGCCCTCATATAATTTTCATCCATGCCTTTGGTCTAAATATTCAAGATTGTTGGAACTCAAAGACAGCTCTTGTTTTATAGGTGCTTTTGAAAAGTGTTAGTGTGTGTTTGTATGTGCTGTATGCTGTGGGGACAGAGACTGTACTAAAATAATAGCTAATCAACTAATTAAGAACATATTTATATGATCAATTTGAGTATTATATCTATTGATTTGTCTTTCCTAGTGTTTTCTGCATGATTGGGTTTAATCGGGAATATTTACTCACTCTATGCTGTTGCATTTCCTAGGTAATGTTTTTTGTTTGATTCAAGTCCTGAATATGCTTTTGGAATACGTAATATTAGTTCTTGTCTAGCATTCTATTTGAACATAAAAATGAATCGAAGTAGAGATTATTAAATTATAGAAATTGTTGGGATGGTCCCGATCAAAGGCAAAATTAGAGCTTGACATCTTGGATGGGTATGATTTTGGAGGAATTTATTAGCAATTTCTCCGTGTAATGAGAGTAGTATTAAGATGATTGATTTTTTTGTGAAGTTCTCGTGCATCAAGTTGTTGATATTGCGTCGTTTGATTTGATTGACTAGATGAGCTTTAAAAAGAGATGTAGATCATAATGAGTAAGTACTGTCTTCGATGAGAAATGTTAGGAACAAAGAAATGGTGAGATTGACAGCAGCCCTTCATGTCCACACATCGCTTAGTACTGAAACTTCGTGTTGACAcaattataagaaaataaagttaTACTTTGACTAAAAACTATAATTTTTGACATGATGATGAATATTTGATTCTTACATAGATCTAGTCCAAATAGAATTTATGTTGTTATATGCGCAACTTAAATAATCTGATCGTCACTGAATCTGAAAAAGAATTAGAAATTGGAAAACATATTTTCAAGTGAACCCGAGGAGATTTGTACACCCAATTTCAACCTTTATTTgtgtaaattataaaaaaaaaatgttaaaagTACATAAAAATAACCAAATTTTAACAGCTTGCCATCGACGGCAATACCAACAATGTCACTATCTTGTGCCAACGTATAGCAGGGGCAAGGCACGTCGAAAGCGATTACCATTTGcaaattttaacattttttatttaatcaaatgatttttttgttttattttaattgaacaTTGATTTTGCAGATATACGTTAGCGTTCACACAATACATACATTTACATTTGATATTCGCAATTCGGCGCAATTCCATGACTTTTGTTGAGGAAAATGAATCTTTATTCGGTCGATTTTATCAAATGTTTTTGGAAACTCAATTCATCAATTAGAAAGCTGTAGTGTcaagaaaaacaaaaacttgtggcagacggtctcacgtgtcgtattttatgagacatatatcttatttgggtcatccatgaaaaagtatactttttatgctaagagtattactttttattgtgaatatcggtagggttgatcgtctcacagataaagattcgctgGTCAAGAAAACTATAGCTTCCGAAACTTTTGTTGTTTGTGATGGATGTCCTTCTCGAAATTCTGGAAACAACAACGATTCTTTAAGTCGAGGCAAGGATAAATCCTTTATCCGCAAGACGATATTGTCCGTATACAAGTGCTTTACGTTAACGGCAATCGTCCCTAAAATACAACGACTAGTATCGAGATCGTTGCTCTTGATTATCAACGAACAACTTATGCAGAATGATTTCAAgtgattgaaataaaatttgcaGCAATATGCAATGCCAAAATCGATGAAAAAAAAAGTGCGCAAAAGAATGCAGGTAAAGGATATTTATAGAGCCACAAGGCTTGGCTCGAATGAGCACAATCTTTCGTACAAAGGTGCAATCTTTGTGTGAATAGTCATGTTGTTTCGGTGAAAGAATGCAACCACTGGAGTAGAGACACACTCTATGGATGAATGGACACCCATTCATGTATGCAATGTTTTGAATTTGCGTGTATGGTGTTTCGCGCATTCAGAACCAGAGGCGCGTGCGTGTGTTTAATTCACCGAAACCTAGCCTAGTAGGCTCTCCTCCTTCTAAAAGCTTTGGTACCCCTTGGAGCCCAAACTCTTAGTCCACACTAGAACTAATAAGGAAGGAAGATCTTTCTCAAAGCTTTGGGACAACCACATTTTCATTTTATTCACATTTTCTCTAACAACTTTCTACTCGTGGAATTGTTGGACTTTTTTTTTAATGCTGGAATTGTTGACTTTAATCATAAATACATGCGTTTGAAAGTGTGGATAATTCATTTGCAGCACAAAAACTTAAACCCGACAATTTTCCGGGGCATAAATCTTGTAAAGTGGaaagtttttaatttaaaagAGATGAACCAGTTTCGATGCTACGAAGAAATAATATAATTTGTATGTGATATAGTTATGTTCAAATTTGTGAAAGATCGTTGTATGAAGTCACCAATCTTACCAAAAGGAAATCTAACTAACATAACTACCATACACTACAAAAGGAAACATTGTCCCCTTTAAAAAATTCCCTCCCACACATTCTTTTAATGGAAGAAGTGAAGAATCCCACCTATTTTCCCTCCACTTTAACCGGAGTCTGAACCATTTTCCAAGGCAATATCAATCCTCCATTGCTTCACAACCAATGGCATCTccattcagaaaatgaaattcTATTGTTGGACTGATATAAAATTGACTTTAGTTTTCAGATAACCATTTTTTTTACCTTCGATTCTATCAGTCTACGTCTCCACGTATGTGGGAAGAAATAAAAAACTGTGTACAAGTTGCAGAGATTTCGCGAGGAGGGAAAGGCGCGAAGAAATGGCGGTGGCATTTACGGGAACTTTGGATAAATGCAAGGCTTGTGATAAAACTGTATATTTTGTTGATTTGTTATCTACAGATGGGATGAATTATCATAAGTCTTGCTTCAAATGCAGCCATTGTAAAGGGACTCTGGTGGTATGTAATCTTTATTTTTAGCCCAACCCTGGTGGCGAGGATTCAAATCGATTGGCATACAGATTAAATTTTGCAATGTTGTTTTGCAGATGAGCAACTACTCTTCCATGGATGGAGTTCTCTATTGCAAGCCTCATTTTGAACAACTTTTCAAGGAGTCGGGAAATTTTAGCAAGAATTTTCATGCTTGtaacacattttttttttcatttcaatCAAGTTTTATTCATCCCTTATACTATTCTTGATCACAGTAAAGTTTAATACATTCATATTTTCTTGCTAAATGTTGTATTATTCTTTACATTCTTATAAATGTTTCAGCTGCAAAATCCGAGAGGGAAAGTTCTTTGGTATGTTGTTCGTTTTTCGTTCTTAATTTCCGTAAACACCTATAAAATGCAATAAAATGATATCTCAGAGAAGAAAAACACATATTTTCCCATTTTTACAAGATTTTTATAACATTACATTATATGCAGACAAAGACACCTAGTAAGGTTTCAGCAATGTTCTCTGGAACTTTGGACAAATGCTCTGCTTGTAAAAAGACTGTTTACCCTCTGGAAAAGGTATCTAAGCGAAAACATGTTTTCTGATATagtttataaatgattttactGAGTTTATACATCATTTTTTCTCTTAATATTTGGTGTATTCAAAAAATTATCTTAAATACCCTTTTgactaataattataaattctGATAAAAGATGACAATGGAGGGAGAATCGTTTCACAAATTATGCTTCAAGTGTGCTCATGGAGGATGCCCTCTTACACACTCATCGTATGCTGCATTGGACGGGATCTTATACTGCAAGGTTCATTTTCAACAGCTATTCATGGAGAAGGGAAATTACCAACATGTTCTCGATTCCGCTACTAATAAAAGGAGTAGTGGTGTAGAGCTGATAGAGTCCACAGAGACCAAGACCGAGACCATCGATCACGAGCAGTCGGAGGATAATGAAGATGGTCATTCAAAATCCGATCTCGAACCCGAATCTGAGAAGACACAAGAACAAAGTTCATGAAAAgagtttataattttttttagttgttGCTGTGAATCATGAAAGTTTTCGAATATCTTCTTGTTTTAATTTTTCTATTCTTgatttgagacaaattaaaatattattttatgtattataACTGAAGAAAATgcttttatacaatttattagtCTGGGGCACGTTTTATTTACATTAAATTAGAGTTATATATGTAGATTAACAGAACTGTtgatttttaacttaaatttttttagctTAGGTTTGGTGACTTAtacattatttttatatataatatactaTATATTGTCGGTACTAtgatattataaaaatatatatttgtgttTGGTACGTAAATGCATGCTGCATATTTAAGACATTTTTTTAGCAGCCCACAAATTCATGACAATAATTGAGTCAATATTTGTTGATTTCATCTCTGGTGAATTTGGATTGAAACTTGGATAAAGGTAGAGCGATGCAGCAAGATTTTAATGCGTaatattttcaagttttaaCATCTGTTTTATGTCTTTGTTCATACACTTAAAAAACCAGTCTATTCGGAAAGACCAAAGGATAGGTCGGACTCGGAACTACCGGTCAGTTCGGAGCTTCAGAACCCACGCAGTCAGCAAAGCAGTAACGCATCCAATGAGCATCGACACGTAGTAGTTCGGAGCTAATTTCGAACCGTGAGGTGTCAAGAAGCGGGTGACACGTACAGTTCGAACATGAATTACGTTTCAAGAATTAGTTTTTTTCGACATATGATTGATTAGATTTGGGGTTTTTACCTTTTGCCATCAtcatatttatgatatatgagaGTTTTAATGAGCGAATTTGgaggattttaaaattttatggagTGTGTTTTCTTAATGTAATAAGAACGATAGTGCCAATTCCAAACATgatccttttttttttgtacGTTTCTGGAAGTAAAATGAAGTTTCGGAATTGAGCTGGGAATAAACATTTGATGGTATAAAATAATTTGTTTAGTAAATTATATGATttcttttgaaataaaaattagaTAAAAAATACTTTGATTTACATATTACGGCAGCAGTTGGATGTCACTAAAATGATTATAGTTAAACAAGTGAAGTTTGAGAGGTAatttagtgtgtgtgtgtgtgtgtctctctctatatatatatatatatatataggcatGATCCCGACTAGATTTAACCGGTCGAGGATTATAAAATAATGGAAACCAAACCAATCTGATAACACATCGGGTTGAACTGGTTTCGGATTTACTATAATCCAATCTAAAACCGAGTCATAACAAAACAAGTTATTGACCGAATTAGAAAAGAGCAGGACCGAATTGAGATCGGATGGAAATCAATTTTTTTGTCATCAATTAATATGTACATAAACGCCTCTTATTAAGCAAtataattgaaaattaaatatacaatttttttatatgtagAACTGACAattaataaacaacaaaatacttaaaaaaaattaaagaaaaacaaGTTCCAAACCGGATtggagccgattctggatcagagagAACCAGATCGTTGGGTACCAGACATGATTAATTAGATTATCAATGCAACAAAACATCTGATTCGTACACCTAGTGTGGGGGCAATATTTTGATTGTGCAAACACCTAGCTTGCCCGTGAAAAAAAAATGCATATACATGGCCTTTTCAAGTGTACAAATCATAGATCAAATACAAATAATCTATGCAAGGGAGAAATGGTCAGAGAACTCCATCGTTCTTGTCCAAGAAAAGAGCTGCACACTGCTTCATCGTGTCTTCGGGGCTAGTaactgataaaaaatgaaaagatCAACTCAAAATGTCACGAAAAGCCATAGTTGAAATACAAATGACATGAAATGTATCGAGTACATAGAGTGAAGGGAAAATATGAGATAAATTTGACCTGTGTGGCCTATGGTTCTCTCGGACTCATATATCTCAAAATCATTTCCACCCTGTTCAagttaaaaagaaaagaaaaatctcACAGGTTGTCTAAAGTCGAAGCGGCGTATGTCACGCCAAAAGAATGATTGATCCTTTTCTTAGTGCAGTCAGTTAAAACAAATGTTCTACAAAATCAACGGTCGGTAACTTGCAAATTTCACAAGTAGAAAACAAGAGAATTAATAGCACATGATGGCTAGATAAAATACCTTGCAAGTCTTGTCTCCAAAGAAGTGAATTTCATTAAATTTGTCAAGATATCTCAAGCAATATGTCTTGTCCCATCCTCGCGGGAAAACCTGTCGCAATATGATAACATCAGCAATAAATAGTATATCGTGAAACAGTCGATGTTTCTTACATCAAAGCTGATTTGGCCCCCGATGGAAAACGTTAGGTTGAAATGGGCAAACTTCTCACAGAGAACAGACACCATTTTTGAGCGTATGTTGTGAATCTGATTAAATACAAACTCTTTCCATCAGAAACAAACTAAAACGAGACTAGTTTCTACAATAAAGATACGGAGAGATTAAATCAGAAAATGAGTTCTTATGATAACAATAAACTCttgaaatttatatatatgaatgaaaaatatttggtCCCTCATCTTTTTAACTGTTAATATCTGTGTTCCACAGATTTTTTTTAACTGTTAATATCTGTGTTCCACAGATATACCTTGTCATACTTTTCAAAGACATCTCGCTCTTCCTGACTGCAGTTTCTTCCAATTGGAGATACATTAAGCATCCCGCTTCGAAATTCAATAAATGTTCCcctagaagaagaaagaataacCAAACAGACCCATCATAGATAAGAAGTTACTTGATAAGCTTTACTTTACTTACCTTTTGATAGGAATTTCTAGATCAGCAATATAGTGGAGAGTGAAGTTGATAAATTCCTGCACCATTGTTTGCGATATACCAATAAAAAAGTTACCAAAAAACACATTGTAACATATTATCGTCAAAAAAGTTTAAAAGATTATATGGTTAAAAAAAGACCAACTCGTAGCACACATCATGGTgctttgcatttaaaaaacGAACCACAAAAATCAGACCAACCATAAAAAGCTCTATTGCCATTAGAGATATTCTTTTCTTCAAAGACAGTCCTAATATTgagatttttcaaaaatcaaacAACTTTAATCACGACCCTTAAGATATGATTCTTGAACTATAATAAATAAGTTCAGAAACAATTTGGCAAGTACTAACCTTGAGCTTCTCGTCTCCAAGAAAAGATTTCAGGCTCTGCATCGAGATAGATACTATGGTTAAATTAAGAAGTGGctaaaaaatgtaaaatttaaGAAGTTTAAAATGAAGAAAGTCTACCACCATTTTAATAATACATCTATCCACGTTCAACATGTAGTTCTCCAACACAGGACTGACGTGACAGATACAGCAGCCTTTTTTCAAAAAACTATATTCAAGTAGTCCAATTATCAGTTGATACCTGTGTTCCAATCAACATGCCATCCTTGTAAGCCACAAGGCCATTCTCAGCGAACACATAGTCGTAGTCACTAATAACTGCACAGGTAAAGAATATATACCATCTTCAGAATGTTGAGAGTGAAGACAGCCACGTTTAATTATGACATCACAACACAGTTgcaaaataataaattgaaagaGCTATTaaatattgagaatgaataagtAACGGTACTTTAAAGCAACATTATATGATAGATTTCCAAATTTAATCCAgcataaaaaatcaaatatagACATTTATTTTGGCATCGCTAACGTGAGGATATTGAGAACATCTCATCATGCTGTTCCTTCTTTCGTTGCAATGGACATATCAAAATGCTGGGGGAAGGGGGTGGGGACTCATGGCTACAAGTTCCTGATTCACCAAGCTAAATAAATGATCAAGCATTTGAGACCAGGTCTAACTGGAAGGTGACCTGTTTGCCCAAGCTGTTCTGATATTTTAACAATGTCGGATCCTCCAACAACACCTACCATAACAACCTGGAATAAAAAGATTACATTGATTAAAGCACCATTTTCTACTTTCTacgtgatttttttaaaaagggaACCATGATTGAAGAAGAGACATTATTACATTATCCTACATTGGGATCATGAGCTACTTAATTAATAAGTTTAATACCTTCCGAAGTTCCCGCATAAATTCTAGCATCTTAGTAGTAGTCACCTATAaagacatattaaaatcataaattgaatcaggaaaatcttaaaaatcagTAATAATGGGCATGAATTTCATTGAAACTGCCAAGAAAAACCAGTATATGTCATGTATTGCATATGTGCCACTTCAAAGCCATCGAGTACATATATCATACATCATATATTGCATATGCACCGCTTAAAAATACCGAGTAAAACTACATACATCATATATCATGTAAGCACCGCTTCGAAACTGCCAAGTACAACTATCATACGTCATACGAGCACCGCTTCAAACCTAGCCATTCACTCATTTCACTCCATGTAATCCATGGCTTCTCATCATCCACAAACTACTCAGTCTCGAGCATCGATACATCAATTTTTTGCAGCTAAACACAGGGAATTTTAGCATCATATCTAGTGTACACACAAGATGCATTGATCATCACTACATCACATAATGTTTTTCGTGCATAAAGAAAACCCCATAATTCCGCCTGTGCTTTCTCAGAAAAAACTGTATTATTATCACTATATAAAATTAAGAAAGCAAATGGCCACAGCTcttgaattattaaattaaaacgACAAACAATTCATTTACTTGAATCGGAAAAATATTCTTCACACTAATCGAATCATTCATGGTAAGAAATCCTAAAAATTCACGTTAAACCAAAAATGAAACCTTTCTGGGAGCAGTAAGAGTTCCGTCGACATCAAACAGGGCAATCAAACCGGATTTCTTGACAACATCCATGACCAAAATGAACAGCTTTTTTCCCCTGAAATcccaagtttttgtcttatctCTCCAGATTcaaaatattaacaaaaaaaCAGAATATTCAGTTCAAAAAGCATAATTACCTATGAAGATGAAGAGAGAGCGCTGAAAGCAATACACGGAAGAGATCTCAATAAGACTGGCCGTTACTTGGCTCTGTGGAGTGAGACATTTATAGTAACGAGTGAAATTTCAATTTGGCCACTATATTATCGTGATTTCTATATAACCCCCTGTAGTTTCTAATATTGTCCCTTTGCCATGTTTTAAGCAATCAGCTTAGTTTGATACATGAGATAAAGAGatattgataaataatcatCTTTATCTTATGTTTGatacttttttaaaaagatggatccttgataaataaatttttagaaAGATAAAACGTCCATTCTATTAGacgtgataattttaatttaatgataaaatacactacaaatgacttaattgtcATCAATTTATAAATCTATGTTAGTAGgcagaaattaaaatcaaataaatatttttatttatttttatatattatataatatgataattatataaatgaattcgagataattatataaataatttttataaatatcaataaaattattagtatcactcgattaaccttaaaaattgatatttgacttgactcacaaaatcaagggctcaattatcatattatataacatataaaattaggtaaaaataaataaatcatgcaagcactatCGGCGCATGAACAAATAAGAAATATGTAGtaaagcaacaactttgaaattataaaatttattatgataaggttaattttgtcattacaatctaatatataaatttaatcactcttattaaaatcatatcaaacattaaatataatatcatatattttatttatcattaacttatctttatattatatatcacatatttatcctatcatatatatcaaattATGTTAATGTATatgaatttttaattttgactaaatat
This region of Primulina eburnea isolate SZY01 chromosome 14, ASM2296580v1, whole genome shotgun sequence genomic DNA includes:
- the LOC140812205 gene encoding LIM domain-containing protein PLIM2c-like isoform X2 — protein: MAVAFTGTLDKCKACDKTVYFVDLLSTDGMNYHKSCFKCSHCKGTLVMSNYSSMDGVLYCKPHFEQLFKESGNFSKNFHASKSERESSLTKTPSKVSAMFSGTLDKCSACKKTVYPLEKMTMEGESFHKLCFKCAHGGCPLTHSSYAALDGILYCKVHFQQLFMEKGNYQHVLDSATNKRSSGVELIESTETKTETIDHEQSEDNEDGHSKSDLEPESEKTQEQSS
- the LOC140812205 gene encoding LIM domain-containing protein PLIM2c-like isoform X1 gives rise to the protein MAVAFTGTLDKCKACDKTVYFVDLLSTDGMNYHKSCFKCSHCKGTLVMSNYSSMDGVLYCKPHFEQLFKESGNFSKNFHASAKSERESSLTKTPSKVSAMFSGTLDKCSACKKTVYPLEKMTMEGESFHKLCFKCAHGGCPLTHSSYAALDGILYCKVHFQQLFMEKGNYQHVLDSATNKRSSGVELIESTETKTETIDHEQSEDNEDGHSKSDLEPESEKTQEQSS
- the LOC140812002 gene encoding phosphomannomutase-like: MDVVKKSGLIALFDVDGTLTAPRKVTTTKMLEFMRELRKVVMVGVVGGSDIVKISEQLGQTVISDYDYVFAENGLVAYKDGMLIGTQSLKSFLGDEKLKEFINFTLHYIADLEIPIKRGTFIEFRSGMLNVSPIGRNCSQEERDVFEKYDKIHNIRSKMVSVLCEKFAHFNLTFSIGGQISFDVFPRGWDKTYCLRYLDKFNEIHFFGDKTCKGGNDFEIYESERTIGHTVTSPEDTMKQCAALFLDKNDGVL